A region from the Serinibacter arcticus genome encodes:
- a CDS encoding PHP domain-containing protein, with protein sequence MSDDPGAGGQAAVEALREIAFWRERARVDTHRVKAYRKAADAVEALAPERVAELGTTATAWQRIPDVGASTAKAIVSALEGSVPDALAKARAEATPTLSPDDVAGAELFAHARGDLHMHTIASDGGSPLEEMVRVAARLGREYVAISDHSPRLRIANGLSPARLRAQIEEVADLNAVLEDEGTGIRVLTAIEVDILDDGSLDQEPALLEELDVVVGSVHSELRMESAAMTRRMVRAVANPHLDVLGHCTGRLVEGARGTRPQSQFDAEIVFEACREYGTAVEINARPERRDPPDDLIDLALDAEVLFAIDSDSHAPGQLDWLALGYSRAAARGVPAERIITTWPLERLLRWTETREV encoded by the coding sequence GTGAGTGACGACCCGGGCGCGGGCGGCCAGGCCGCCGTCGAGGCGCTGCGCGAGATCGCGTTCTGGCGCGAGCGCGCCCGGGTCGACACCCACCGCGTGAAGGCCTACCGGAAGGCGGCCGACGCCGTCGAGGCCCTCGCGCCCGAACGGGTCGCCGAGCTCGGCACCACCGCCACCGCCTGGCAGCGGATCCCGGACGTCGGCGCCTCCACGGCCAAGGCGATCGTCTCCGCGCTGGAGGGGTCCGTGCCGGACGCACTGGCCAAGGCGCGCGCCGAGGCCACCCCCACGCTCTCGCCCGACGACGTCGCCGGGGCCGAGCTGTTCGCCCACGCCCGCGGCGACCTCCACATGCACACCATCGCGTCCGACGGCGGGAGCCCGCTGGAGGAGATGGTCCGGGTGGCGGCACGGCTGGGCCGCGAGTACGTCGCGATCTCCGACCACTCGCCGCGGCTGCGGATCGCCAACGGACTCAGCCCCGCGCGTCTGCGCGCCCAGATCGAGGAGGTCGCCGACCTCAACGCCGTGCTGGAGGACGAGGGCACCGGCATCCGGGTGCTGACGGCGATCGAGGTCGACATCCTCGACGACGGTTCGCTCGACCAGGAGCCCGCGCTCCTCGAGGAGCTCGACGTCGTCGTCGGCTCGGTGCACTCCGAGCTGCGCATGGAGTCGGCCGCGATGACGCGGCGGATGGTCCGCGCCGTCGCGAACCCGCACCTCGACGTGCTCGGCCACTGCACCGGCCGGCTGGTCGAGGGCGCGCGCGGCACCCGCCCGCAGTCGCAGTTCGACGCCGAGATCGTGTTCGAGGCGTGCCGCGAGTACGGCACCGCCGTCGAGATCAACGCCCGTCCCGAGCGACGCGATCCGCCGGACGATCTCATCGACCTGGCGCTGGACGCCGAGGTCCTGTTCGCGATCGACTCCGACTCCCACGCCCCGGGCCAGCTCGACTGGCTCGCGCTGGGCTACTCCCGGGCGGCCGCGCGCGGCGTGCCCGCGGAGCGGATCATCACGACCTGGCCGCTGGAGCGGCTGCTGAGGTGGACCGAGACCCGCGAGGTCTGA
- a CDS encoding type II CAAX prenyl endopeptidase Rce1 family protein produces the protein MSAAPSHGPTPDGDLSHALPQGRGAGPVTPTSAWGVVAMAMVSASAVALLVMLERPAGWALLAAGVGLAVVVDRVLARTLTIVAVGLVALSSINLAADLTNAGIARFAVVLSFSVVVPALLARRFVARDAVTFPLRTGQRWSRPAWLYLIFVVVAGYLILPAYFLRSGAYLNWPAIETGNEIGRLFLGVNAVGIWDELFFVCIVFALYRRHVPLWLANVLQAVVFVSFLWELGYRSWGPLLTIPFALIQGWTFALTKSLTYVVTVHLLFDAVVFMVLVHAHNPHLFDIFITAPW, from the coding sequence ATGAGCGCCGCCCCCTCGCACGGTCCGACGCCCGACGGCGATCTCTCCCACGCCCTCCCCCAGGGCCGGGGCGCGGGCCCCGTCACCCCGACCTCCGCGTGGGGCGTGGTGGCGATGGCCATGGTGAGCGCGAGCGCCGTCGCCCTCCTCGTGATGCTGGAGCGGCCCGCGGGCTGGGCCCTCCTGGCCGCGGGCGTGGGCCTCGCCGTCGTCGTGGACCGGGTGCTCGCGCGGACCCTGACGATCGTCGCCGTCGGGCTCGTCGCCCTCTCCTCGATCAACCTCGCCGCCGACCTGACGAACGCCGGGATCGCGCGCTTCGCCGTCGTGCTCTCGTTCTCCGTGGTGGTCCCGGCGCTGCTGGCGCGGCGGTTCGTCGCGCGCGACGCCGTGACCTTCCCGCTGCGCACCGGCCAGCGGTGGTCACGGCCAGCCTGGCTGTACCTGATCTTCGTGGTGGTCGCGGGCTACCTCATCCTGCCCGCCTACTTCCTGCGCTCGGGCGCCTACCTCAACTGGCCGGCGATCGAGACCGGGAACGAGATCGGGCGGCTGTTCCTCGGCGTCAACGCGGTCGGCATCTGGGACGAGCTGTTCTTCGTCTGCATCGTGTTCGCGCTCTACCGCCGGCACGTGCCGCTCTGGCTCGCGAACGTGCTGCAGGCCGTCGTGTTCGTCTCGTTCCTGTGGGAGCTCGGCTACCGGTCGTGGGGGCCGCTGCTGACGATCCCGTTCGCGCTCATCCAGGGCTGGACGTTCGCGCTGACGAAGTCGCTCACCTACGTCGTCACGGTGCACCTGCTGTTCGACGCCGTCGTGTTCATGGTGCTCGTGCACGCCCACAACCCCCACCTGTTCGACATCTTCATCACGGCGCCGTGGTGA
- a CDS encoding glycogen/starch/alpha-glucan phosphorylase, producing the protein MPETAATLVASHPLALAPVTAPPSSVDGFVREFLRELNFGQGVALSASTVNDQYLALAKTVRHYLMARWAETMRRQRETQAKGVAYLSAEYLLGRQLGNALLATDLTDTVEEGLAKCGISLADLRAQEVEPGLGNGGLGRLAACFIDSLATMSVPCIGYGIRYEYGIFRQTFVDGRQVEQPDSWLALGAPWEFPHPENARRISFGGSVETVTDEAGTERRRWVPAWDVNAVPYNYMVPGFQNGRVNTLRLWRAQATDAFDLKIFNSGDYEEAVRAQTFAENISKVLYPEDSTPQGKELRLQQQYFFVAASIGDFLDQQLPEDFDLTKLPERIIFQLNDTHPVIGVPELMRVLVDEKGLEWDAAWAITQKCFAYTCHTLLPEALEVWSVDLLGKLLPRHLEIIYRINEEFLVEVRKAFGDDELRVRRMSIIAEHPERSVRMAYLATVAGSKVNGVAALHSQLLRDKVLPDFDEFYPGKFTNVTNGITPRRFIRLANPALSELITDAIGVGWLTDLERLRGLESFAEDEEFRERFRDVKASNKRRLNKVLVERDGFTVHDDHLLDVMVKRLHEYKRQSLKLLHIVTTYDRIISGEVAAADVTPRTFIFGAKAAPGYKMAKEIIHLINAVGATVNSDPRVEDRLKVIFPPNYNVTLAEKVIPAADLSEQISLAGKEASGTGNMKFALNGALTIGTDDGANVEIRELVGNDNFFLFGMLEPEVEALQAKGYVPSSFYEADANLRRAIDLISSGAFSNGDRKVFEPVVSNLLYEDRFMVLADYAAYIDAQARVDAAYSDVEGWTRSAILNVARSGFFSSDRSMRDYIDRIWGTPPSF; encoded by the coding sequence GTGCCGGAGACGGCCGCCACCCTCGTCGCGAGCCACCCGCTGGCGCTCGCCCCCGTGACCGCCCCGCCGAGCTCGGTGGACGGTTTCGTGCGCGAGTTCCTGCGCGAGCTGAACTTCGGTCAGGGTGTGGCCCTGTCCGCCTCGACGGTGAACGACCAGTACCTGGCCCTGGCCAAGACGGTCCGCCACTACCTGATGGCTCGCTGGGCCGAGACGATGCGTCGTCAGCGCGAGACCCAGGCCAAGGGTGTCGCCTACCTCTCGGCCGAGTACCTCCTGGGACGTCAGCTCGGCAACGCGCTGCTCGCGACCGACCTGACCGACACCGTCGAGGAGGGCCTCGCGAAGTGCGGCATCTCGCTCGCCGACCTGCGAGCCCAAGAGGTCGAGCCCGGCCTCGGCAACGGTGGCCTCGGCCGCCTCGCGGCCTGCTTCATCGACTCGCTCGCGACGATGAGCGTGCCGTGCATCGGCTACGGCATCCGCTACGAGTACGGCATCTTCCGCCAGACCTTCGTCGACGGCCGTCAGGTCGAGCAGCCGGACTCCTGGCTCGCCCTCGGCGCCCCGTGGGAGTTCCCCCACCCCGAGAACGCCCGCCGCATCTCCTTCGGGGGCTCGGTCGAGACGGTCACGGACGAGGCCGGCACCGAGCGCCGTCGCTGGGTCCCGGCGTGGGACGTCAACGCGGTGCCGTACAACTACATGGTTCCCGGGTTCCAGAACGGCCGCGTGAACACGCTGCGCCTCTGGCGCGCCCAGGCCACCGACGCGTTCGACCTGAAGATCTTCAACTCGGGCGACTACGAGGAGGCCGTGCGCGCGCAGACGTTCGCGGAGAACATCTCCAAGGTGCTCTACCCCGAGGACTCCACGCCCCAGGGCAAGGAGCTGCGCCTGCAGCAGCAGTACTTCTTCGTCGCGGCCTCGATCGGCGACTTCCTCGACCAGCAGCTCCCCGAGGACTTCGACCTGACGAAGCTGCCCGAGCGGATCATCTTCCAGCTCAACGACACCCACCCCGTCATCGGCGTGCCCGAGCTCATGCGCGTCCTCGTGGACGAGAAGGGTCTGGAGTGGGACGCCGCGTGGGCGATCACCCAGAAGTGCTTCGCCTACACCTGCCACACGCTCCTGCCGGAGGCGCTCGAGGTCTGGTCGGTCGACCTGCTCGGCAAGCTGCTGCCGCGCCACCTCGAGATCATCTACCGGATCAACGAGGAGTTCCTCGTCGAGGTGCGCAAGGCGTTCGGCGACGACGAGCTGCGCGTCCGTCGCATGTCGATCATCGCCGAGCACCCCGAGCGGTCGGTGCGGATGGCCTACCTCGCCACGGTCGCGGGCTCGAAGGTCAACGGCGTCGCCGCCCTGCACAGCCAGCTGCTGCGCGACAAGGTGCTTCCGGACTTCGACGAGTTCTACCCGGGCAAGTTCACGAACGTCACGAACGGCATCACGCCCCGCCGCTTCATCCGCCTCGCGAACCCGGCGCTGTCCGAGCTCATCACCGACGCCATCGGCGTCGGCTGGCTGACGGACCTCGAGCGGCTGCGCGGGCTGGAGTCCTTCGCCGAGGACGAGGAGTTCCGCGAGCGCTTCCGCGACGTGAAGGCCTCCAACAAGCGTCGCCTGAACAAGGTCCTCGTCGAGCGTGACGGCTTCACCGTGCACGACGACCACCTGCTCGACGTCATGGTGAAGCGTCTGCACGAGTACAAGCGCCAGTCGCTCAAGCTCCTGCACATCGTGACGACCTACGACCGGATCATCTCCGGCGAGGTCGCGGCGGCCGACGTCACGCCGCGTACGTTCATCTTCGGAGCCAAGGCCGCACCCGGCTACAAGATGGCGAAGGAGATCATCCACCTGATCAACGCCGTCGGGGCGACGGTCAACTCCGACCCGCGCGTCGAGGACCGCCTCAAGGTGATCTTCCCGCCGAACTACAACGTGACGCTCGCCGAGAAGGTCATCCCGGCGGCCGACCTGTCCGAGCAGATCTCGCTCGCCGGCAAGGAGGCCTCGGGCACCGGCAACATGAAGTTCGCGCTCAACGGTGCCCTCACGATCGGCACGGACGACGGTGCGAACGTCGAGATCCGTGAGCTCGTCGGCAACGACAACTTCTTCCTGTTCGGGATGCTCGAGCCCGAGGTCGAGGCGCTCCAGGCCAAGGGCTACGTGCCGAGCTCGTTCTACGAGGCGGACGCGAACCTGCGTCGGGCGATCGACCTGATCTCCTCCGGCGCCTTCTCGAACGGCGACCGCAAGGTCTTCGAGCCCGTCGTGTCGAACCTGCTCTACGAGGACCGCTTCATGGTCCTGGCGGACTACGCCGCCTACATCGACGCCCAGGCGCGGGTCGACGCCGCGTACTCCGACGTCGAGGGCTGGACCCGGTCGGCGATCCTCAACGTCGCGCGCTCGGGTTTCTTCTCCTCCGACCGCTCGATGCGCGACTACATCGACCGCATCTGGGGCACGCCGCCGTCGTTCTGA
- a CDS encoding alpha/beta hydrolase yields the protein MIARRRVPGWVARTVGRIDDYRHILAIQLRAWLRPDPPPSFATGDGVPVLILPGIYEPWQSLERLARALNEAGHPVVVVPELGRNLGALRTSARVVARRLRASGTDRLVIVAHSKGGLIGKALMLGPIGHRVLGMVAISTPFGGSRHARWFPDPTVRLLSDLDPHLGSLRARHEVDPRIVSVYASFDPHIPGGSALAGAENVVVDVVGHFRVVDHPQVRRATLDAVARFAAGPTRGV from the coding sequence GTGATCGCCCGACGCCGTGTCCCCGGCTGGGTCGCGCGCACCGTCGGCCGGATCGACGACTACCGGCACATCCTCGCCATCCAGCTCCGCGCGTGGCTGCGTCCGGACCCGCCCCCGTCGTTCGCGACCGGCGACGGTGTGCCAGTCCTGATCCTCCCCGGCATCTACGAGCCGTGGCAGTCGCTCGAGCGTCTCGCACGGGCGCTGAACGAGGCGGGTCACCCCGTCGTCGTCGTCCCCGAGCTGGGACGCAACCTCGGGGCGCTGCGCACCTCGGCCCGCGTCGTCGCGCGTCGGCTGCGCGCGAGCGGCACCGACCGGCTCGTGATCGTCGCGCACTCCAAGGGTGGACTGATCGGCAAGGCGTTGATGCTCGGCCCCATCGGGCACCGGGTGCTCGGCATGGTCGCCATCAGCACCCCGTTCGGCGGTTCGCGCCACGCCCGTTGGTTCCCCGACCCGACGGTCCGCCTCCTCAGCGACCTCGATCCCCACCTCGGCTCGCTGCGGGCCCGGCACGAGGTCGATCCCCGGATCGTGTCGGTCTACGCCTCGTTCGACCCGCACATCCCGGGCGGCAGCGCGCTGGCCGGGGCGGAGAACGTCGTCGTCGACGTCGTGGGTCACTTCCGGGTGGTCGACCACCCGCAGGTGCGGCGGGCGACGCTCGACGCCGTGGCGCGCTTCGCCGCGGGCCCCACCCGCGGCGTCTGA
- a CDS encoding alpha/beta fold hydrolase, giving the protein MPRLDKAKLAPNGLNVRIQRMRVAGEYLRVWRMSVDDVEPDAVRPGPRHTFVLVHGLGVSSYYFEPLAARLARAGVVYLLDLPGFDGVPHAGQALGIGGFADVVAAWCEREGVQDPVLVGHSMGAQVVVETLARHPELATRSVLIGPPVNASERSPGWQVLRLAQSSLHESFGTRQQAIAGYLRCGPHWMMRVLPALLDYRIEDRIAAVRARLLVLRGSWDGIAPQGWIEELTAAAARASHAEIEGASHAVVYEHFAETAALVLAHADGDELDGTHLDGHHPAASPDGLAVGTEEEAAAVDAEVDAEIAAQLGDQVGLAVPSSDSQPGDSEPGGGGEDVER; this is encoded by the coding sequence GTGCCCCGACTCGACAAGGCGAAGCTCGCCCCCAACGGCCTCAACGTGCGCATCCAGCGGATGCGGGTGGCGGGTGAGTACCTCCGGGTGTGGCGCATGAGCGTCGACGACGTCGAGCCCGACGCCGTCCGCCCCGGCCCCCGCCACACGTTCGTGCTGGTGCACGGCCTGGGCGTCTCCTCCTACTACTTCGAGCCGCTGGCCGCGCGGCTGGCGCGAGCCGGCGTCGTCTACCTGCTCGACCTGCCCGGTTTCGACGGCGTCCCGCACGCCGGGCAGGCCCTCGGGATCGGCGGGTTCGCCGACGTCGTCGCCGCCTGGTGCGAGCGCGAGGGCGTGCAGGACCCGGTGCTCGTGGGCCACTCGATGGGCGCCCAGGTCGTCGTCGAGACGCTGGCACGCCACCCCGAGCTCGCCACCCGCAGCGTCCTGATCGGCCCCCCGGTCAACGCCAGCGAGCGCAGCCCGGGCTGGCAGGTGCTGCGGCTGGCCCAGAGCTCGCTGCACGAGTCCTTCGGCACCCGCCAGCAGGCCATCGCCGGCTACCTGCGCTGCGGCCCGCACTGGATGATGCGGGTGCTGCCCGCACTGCTGGACTACCGGATCGAGGACCGCATCGCGGCCGTCCGTGCACGTCTGCTCGTCCTGCGCGGATCGTGGGACGGCATCGCTCCCCAGGGGTGGATCGAGGAGCTCACCGCGGCGGCCGCCCGCGCCTCCCACGCCGAGATCGAGGGCGCCTCGCACGCCGTCGTCTACGAGCACTTCGCCGAGACGGCGGCGCTCGTGCTCGCGCACGCCGACGGCGACGAGCTCGACGGCACGCACCTCGACGGGCACCACCCCGCCGCCTCCCCCGACGGCCTGGCGGTCGGGACCGAGGAGGAGGCGGCCGCCGTCGACGCGGAGGTGGACGCCGAGATCGCGGCGCAGCTCGGTGATCAGGTGGGACTCGCCGTCCCCAGCAGCGACTCCCAGCCGGGCGACTCGGAGCCGGGCGGCGGCGGGGAGGACGTCGAGCGGTGA
- the msrA gene encoding peptide-methionine (S)-S-oxide reductase MsrA, producing MFFKQAPTMVTASEALPGREQPAYSVPGTHRVLGTPLRGPWPEGTQVLYVAMGCFWGEEKHFWQIPGVVTTAVGYMGGFTPNPTYEETCTGRTGHTETVLVAYDPAVVSTEQLLEVFWTMHDPTQVYRQGNDRGTQYRSAFFWTTPEQQAAYETSRAAYQPRLTEAGYGKITTDARGADEAGPFWYAEGYHQQYLVVNPTGYCPVHATGVAFAR from the coding sequence ATGTTCTTCAAGCAGGCCCCCACCATGGTCACCGCTTCCGAGGCGCTGCCCGGTCGCGAGCAGCCGGCGTACTCCGTCCCCGGCACCCACCGTGTCCTCGGCACCCCGCTGCGAGGGCCGTGGCCCGAGGGCACGCAGGTGCTCTACGTCGCGATGGGCTGCTTCTGGGGCGAGGAGAAGCACTTCTGGCAGATCCCCGGAGTCGTCACGACCGCCGTCGGCTACATGGGCGGGTTCACCCCGAACCCGACCTACGAGGAGACGTGCACGGGCCGCACCGGCCACACCGAGACCGTCCTCGTCGCCTACGACCCCGCCGTCGTGAGCACGGAGCAGCTGCTCGAGGTGTTCTGGACGATGCACGACCCCACCCAGGTCTATCGCCAGGGCAACGACCGCGGCACCCAGTACCGGTCCGCGTTCTTCTGGACGACGCCGGAGCAGCAGGCGGCGTACGAGACCAGCCGTGCGGCCTACCAGCCGCGCCTCACCGAGGCCGGGTACGGCAAGATCACGACCGACGCCCGCGGCGCGGACGAGGCCGGACCGTTCTGGTACGCCGAGGGCTACCACCAGCAGTACCTGGTCGTGAACCCGACGGGCTACTGCCCCGTGCACGCCACCGGCGTGGCCTTCGCCCGCTGA
- the ilvA gene encoding threonine ammonia-lyase, whose protein sequence is MTTASPVTLDDVLRAREVLDDLLHLTPVEGSEAFSEIAGHPLMLKCEHLQRTGSFKVRGALVRLARLSDEERRRGVVAASAGNHAQGVAWAARRLGIDAVVHMPADAAIPKVEATRSYGARVVLGGDRVEDALARATAEAEAEGRTFIHPYDHVDVVAGQGTVGLEILEQVPDVGTILVPTGGGGLVAGIAAAVPAHVRVVAVQAERAAAYPASLASGVPTTVATGRTMADGIAVARPGDVPFGVLAAHGAQALTVSEDDLSRAVLSLAERAKQVVEPAGAAGIAAVIAHRGETLDGLAEPGRKVVVVLSGGNVDPIVLRKVFRHGMAAAGRYLHLRCNLSDRPGSLVGLLEAIAQVHADVVTIGHVRTGAGLGVDETAVDVEVVTKGSRHSTEVLEHVRESGYDAVVR, encoded by the coding sequence GTGACCACAGCCTCGCCCGTGACCCTCGACGACGTCCTGCGGGCGCGGGAAGTCCTCGACGACCTGCTGCACCTCACCCCGGTCGAGGGCAGCGAGGCCTTCTCCGAGATCGCCGGCCACCCGCTGATGCTCAAGTGCGAGCACCTCCAGCGCACCGGTTCCTTCAAGGTGCGCGGAGCGCTCGTCCGCCTGGCCCGGCTGAGCGACGAGGAGCGCCGCCGCGGCGTCGTCGCCGCGAGCGCCGGGAACCACGCGCAGGGCGTGGCCTGGGCCGCTCGACGGCTCGGGATCGACGCCGTCGTGCACATGCCGGCCGACGCCGCGATCCCCAAGGTCGAGGCCACCCGCTCCTACGGCGCCCGCGTGGTGCTCGGCGGCGACCGCGTCGAGGACGCCCTCGCGCGAGCCACGGCGGAGGCCGAGGCCGAGGGGCGCACCTTCATCCACCCGTACGACCACGTGGACGTCGTGGCCGGCCAGGGCACCGTCGGCCTGGAGATTCTCGAGCAGGTGCCCGACGTCGGGACCATCCTCGTGCCGACCGGTGGCGGCGGGCTCGTGGCCGGGATCGCGGCGGCGGTGCCGGCGCACGTGCGCGTCGTCGCGGTGCAGGCCGAGCGGGCGGCCGCCTACCCGGCGTCGCTCGCGAGCGGCGTCCCGACGACGGTCGCCACGGGCCGCACGATGGCGGACGGGATCGCCGTCGCGCGGCCGGGGGACGTCCCGTTCGGTGTGCTCGCGGCCCACGGTGCCCAGGCGCTCACCGTCAGCGAGGACGACCTCTCCCGCGCCGTGCTGTCGCTCGCCGAGCGCGCGAAGCAGGTCGTGGAGCCGGCCGGCGCCGCCGGGATCGCGGCCGTGATCGCCCACCGCGGGGAGACGCTCGACGGGCTGGCCGAGCCGGGACGCAAGGTCGTCGTCGTCCTCTCCGGCGGGAACGTCGACCCGATCGTGCTGCGGAAGGTGTTCCGGCACGGCATGGCCGCGGCCGGGCGCTACCTGCATCTGCGGTGCAACCTGTCCGACCGGCCCGGGAGCCTCGTCGGTCTGCTCGAGGCGATCGCGCAGGTGCACGCCGACGTCGTCACGATCGGCCACGTGCGGACGGGTGCCGGTCTCGGCGTGGACGAGACCGCCGTCGACGTCGAGGTCGTCACGAAGGGATCGCGGCACAGCACCGAGGTGCTGGAGCACGTGCGCGAGTCCGGCTACGACGCCGTCGTGCGCTGA
- the greA gene encoding transcription elongation factor GreA, with the protein MSGTTWLTQDAYDRLKAELDHLSGPGRAEITARIEQARSEGDLKENGGYHAAREEQGKAEGRIRQLTELLRTAEVGEVPPDDGVVEPGMVVTALVGGEEMSFVFGSREVGGDTDLDVYSPSSLLGDAINGKKIGETTSYTTPKGVEISVEITGAKPFHG; encoded by the coding sequence GTGTCCGGTACCACCTGGCTCACGCAGGATGCCTACGACCGCCTCAAGGCGGAGCTCGACCACCTCTCCGGCCCCGGCCGCGCCGAGATCACGGCGCGGATCGAGCAGGCCCGCTCCGAGGGCGACCTCAAGGAGAACGGCGGCTACCACGCGGCACGCGAGGAGCAGGGCAAGGCCGAGGGCCGGATCCGCCAGCTCACCGAGCTGCTGCGCACCGCCGAGGTCGGCGAGGTCCCGCCCGACGACGGCGTCGTCGAGCCCGGCATGGTCGTGACGGCCCTGGTCGGCGGCGAGGAGATGTCGTTCGTCTTCGGCTCGCGCGAGGTCGGCGGCGACACCGACCTCGACGTCTACTCCCCGTCGTCGCTGCTCGGCGACGCGATCAACGGCAAGAAGATCGGCGAGACCACGAGCTACACCACGCCGAAGGGCGTCGAGATCTCCGTGGAGATCACGGGCGCCAAGCCGTTCCACGGCTGA
- a CDS encoding DUF4307 domain-containing protein: MSTPQAAGPVDREAKLARRYGSRPATTGTSPGRVAWIAAAVIAALGTAVVLWLVLGGPGGGATVTGSSYQVISDSQVRVAFSVVRDDPDVALRCTVQALDASHAQVGVTLVDVPAGGARAVPLTVDVTTFARAEQADATANGCVAVG; this comes from the coding sequence GTGAGCACGCCCCAGGCCGCCGGCCCCGTCGACCGCGAGGCGAAGCTCGCCCGCCGGTACGGGTCGCGGCCGGCCACGACCGGCACGTCTCCCGGGCGCGTGGCCTGGATCGCCGCCGCGGTCATCGCGGCGCTGGGGACCGCCGTCGTTCTCTGGCTGGTGCTGGGAGGGCCGGGCGGTGGGGCGACCGTCACGGGCTCGAGCTACCAGGTGATCTCCGACTCCCAGGTCCGCGTCGCGTTCTCCGTCGTTCGCGACGATCCCGACGTCGCGCTCCGTTGCACCGTGCAGGCCCTGGACGCCAGCCACGCGCAGGTCGGCGTCACCCTGGTGGACGTCCCCGCGGGCGGCGCCCGCGCCGTTCCCCTCACGGTCGACGTCACGACCTTCGCCCGGGCCGAGCAGGCCGACGCCACCGCGAACGGGTGCGTCGCCGTCGGCTGA
- the mca gene encoding mycothiol conjugate amidase Mca, with protein sequence MAVHAHPDDESSKGAATMARYAADGVDVLVVTCTGGERGDVLNPRLQHDPEVLVDLPARRRREMDAAAQALGVRQTWLGFVDSGLPEGDPLPPLPEGCFALAPLTETVPALVAQIREQRPQVLLTYDENGGYPHPDHIMTHVVSMAAVEAAADPEQFPELGEAWQVAKVYYHASFSRRRMAAVHDALTDRGLESPFGAWLAEWDGEGGRNVTCRVDASRHFGQRDQALLAHATQIDPDGFFFAVPRDLEADIWPWEEFELVSSTVPTEPMEDDLFAGVRE encoded by the coding sequence ATGGCCGTGCACGCACACCCCGACGACGAGTCCAGCAAGGGCGCCGCCACCATGGCGCGCTACGCGGCCGACGGCGTCGACGTCCTCGTCGTCACCTGCACCGGTGGCGAGCGTGGTGACGTGCTCAACCCCCGGCTCCAGCACGACCCCGAGGTCCTGGTGGACCTGCCCGCCCGCCGTCGGCGGGAGATGGACGCCGCGGCCCAGGCCCTGGGCGTCCGCCAGACGTGGCTCGGCTTCGTGGACTCGGGTCTGCCCGAGGGCGACCCGCTGCCCCCGCTGCCCGAGGGCTGCTTCGCCCTCGCGCCGCTGACCGAGACGGTCCCGGCGCTCGTCGCGCAGATCCGTGAGCAGCGGCCCCAGGTCCTGCTCACCTACGACGAGAACGGCGGCTACCCCCACCCCGACCACATCATGACCCACGTGGTCTCAATGGCGGCGGTCGAGGCGGCGGCCGACCCGGAGCAGTTCCCGGAGCTCGGCGAGGCGTGGCAGGTCGCGAAGGTCTACTACCACGCGTCCTTCTCGCGACGCCGGATGGCGGCCGTGCACGACGCGCTCACCGACCGCGGCCTGGAGTCCCCGTTCGGGGCCTGGCTGGCGGAGTGGGACGGCGAGGGCGGCCGCAACGTCACCTGCCGCGTCGACGCGTCGCGCCACTTCGGTCAGCGCGACCAGGCGCTGCTGGCGCACGCGACACAGATCGACCCCGACGGGTTCTTCTTCGCGGTGCCGCGCGACCTCGAGGCCGACATCTGGCCGTGGGAGGAGTTCGAGCTCGTCTCCTCCACCGTGCCGACCGAGCCGATGGAGGACGACCTGTTCGCCGGGGTGCGCGAGTGA